In Harmonia axyridis chromosome X, icHarAxyr1.1, whole genome shotgun sequence, a single window of DNA contains:
- the LOC123686000 gene encoding histone H3, producing MARTKQTARKSTGGKAPRKQLATKAARKSAPATGGVKKPHRYRPGTVALREIRRYQKSTELLIRKLPFQRLVREIAQDFKTDLRFQSSAVMALQEASEAYLVGLFEDTNLCAIHAKRVTIMPKDIQLARRIRGERA from the coding sequence ATGGCCCGTACGAAGCAAACCGCAAGAAAATCCACTGGCGGAAAGGCACCGCGTAAGCAACTTGCCACAAAAGCGGCACGTAAAAGTGCACCCGCTACTGGTGGCGTAAAAAAACCTCATCGTTACCGTCCAGGTACCGTAGCTCTTCGTGAGATCCGTCGTTATCAGAAAAGTACCGAGCTGTTGATTCGCAAACTTCCTTTCCAAAGGTTAGTGCGCGAAATTGCCCAAGACTTCAAGACCGATCTCCGTTTCCAGAGCTCCGCCGTGATGGCCCTTCAAGAAGCTAGCGAAGCTTATCTGGTCGGTCTATTCGAAGATACAAATTTATGTGCCATTCACGCCAAGAGAGTAACCATTATGCCGAAGGACATTCAACTTGCTCGACGTATCCGTGGCGAACGTGCTTAA
- the LOC123686001 gene encoding histone H4: MTGRGKGGKGLGKGGAKRHRKVLRDNIQGITKPAIRRLARRGGVKRISGLIYEETRGVLKVFLENVIRDAVTYTEHAKRKTVTAMDVVYALKRQGRTLYGFGG; the protein is encoded by the coding sequence ATGACTGGCAGAGGCAAAGGTGGTAAGGGTTTGGGAAAAGGTGGCGCTAAGCGTCACAGGAAAGTTCTACGAGACAATATCCAAGGAATCACGAAGCCCGCTATCAGAAGATTGGCCCGCCGCGGTGGGGTGAAACGTATCTCTGGTTTGATTTACGAAGAAACTAGAGGTGTACTTAAGGTATTCCTAGAAAACGTTATTAGAGACGCTGTAACTTACACCGAACACGCAAAAAGGAAGACTGTAACAGCAATGGACGTCGTATATGCTTTGAAACGCCAAGGTCGTACGTTGTACGGTTTCGGAGGTTAA